Proteins encoded by one window of Halomonas chromatireducens:
- a CDS encoding MucB/RseB C-terminal domain-containing protein: protein MMKAGRTLCRLAVLSGIGGLLVSLPLAADTPRDTESVNEQFDCRQLADWDAPESPIDWFERSLWANHCYIFQARAVRIGIDGVRTLALSHDIQDGVEREVARFLDGPQVFLERRGRIGRLGWADGQEVAPASPAGVARHLDQFYRLGLGSGERIANRSAVRLDIEPLDGLRFGQRVWLDASTALPLKRELLDDRGRVVETFQITELQSPQLYEGGVFLDDLRVPPQQSWYPEWLPEGFVGQPVDTRSDRHGTEVGHRIYSDGLSTLSLFVEPIEEGRERLIPGLHRLGISLAVVRHVSVDDKPMQVVVMGELPPRVLAQVADSLAWEAASDDGE, encoded by the coding sequence ATGATGAAGGCCGGGCGTACCCTGTGTCGCCTGGCAGTACTCAGCGGCATTGGTGGCTTGCTCGTTTCGCTGCCCCTGGCCGCCGACACGCCACGCGACACCGAGTCAGTAAACGAGCAATTCGACTGTCGCCAGCTAGCTGACTGGGATGCGCCGGAGTCGCCGATCGACTGGTTCGAGCGCAGCCTTTGGGCCAATCATTGCTACATCTTCCAGGCGCGGGCAGTGCGTATCGGCATCGACGGCGTCAGGACACTGGCGCTTTCCCACGATATCCAGGATGGTGTAGAGCGCGAAGTGGCACGCTTTCTCGACGGACCCCAAGTGTTCTTAGAGCGCCGTGGGCGCATCGGCCGGCTGGGCTGGGCCGATGGCCAGGAAGTGGCACCCGCCTCACCGGCCGGGGTTGCCAGGCATCTCGACCAGTTTTATCGACTTGGCCTGGGAAGCGGCGAACGCATCGCCAATCGTTCGGCCGTGCGCCTGGACATCGAACCACTCGACGGGCTGCGTTTCGGCCAGCGAGTCTGGCTCGATGCATCCACAGCACTCCCCTTGAAGCGCGAGCTACTCGATGACCGTGGCCGAGTGGTCGAAACCTTCCAGATTACCGAACTCCAGTCGCCTCAGCTCTATGAGGGTGGCGTCTTTCTCGATGATCTTCGCGTCCCCCCTCAGCAGTCCTGGTATCCCGAATGGCTGCCGGAAGGGTTTGTCGGCCAGCCGGTCGATACTCGCAGCGACCGTCATGGCACGGAAGTGGGGCACCGCATCTACAGCGACGGACTTTCTACGTTGAGCCTGTTTGTCGAACCTATCGAGGAGGGGCGGGAACGTCTCATTCCCGGTCTTCATCGGCTGGGTATCTCGCTTGCCGTGGTGCGCCATGTGAGTGTGGATGACAAGCCCATGCAGGTCGTGGTGATGGGAGAGCTGCCGCCCCGCGTGCTTGCTCAGGTCGCGGATAGTCTGGCCTGGGAGGCGGCGTCCGATGATGGCGAATGA
- a CDS encoding sigma-E factor negative regulatory protein, producing MSQNARESLSVLMDNEGDDLELRRVLKSLEDDPDAADAWRRYHLMRSLMRRDHDIDVSMDLSAGIMSRLEEEPAPALETVPSAPRRAPSLARGAGIAAAVSLMVITGVQFYNGSDFASTGDAPVAGNESRTATTDQPQRSLASQGAPLFSPAASGGQAGIMPVGASFDSPLFLSPQSRQPASSDQEQARLLQSYLDRHSEGAAYRSGDVWMPLLRASGSEALGQQ from the coding sequence ATGAGTCAGAACGCACGGGAATCGCTTTCTGTCCTTATGGACAACGAAGGTGATGATCTCGAGCTGCGTCGGGTGCTGAAGTCCCTGGAGGACGACCCCGATGCGGCTGATGCCTGGCGACGCTATCACTTGATGCGTAGCCTGATGCGTCGGGATCATGACATCGATGTCAGCATGGACCTTTCGGCCGGCATCATGTCCCGCCTTGAGGAGGAGCCGGCACCGGCTCTGGAAACGGTACCCTCGGCCCCGCGTCGTGCTCCCTCCCTGGCTCGCGGTGCCGGTATTGCGGCTGCCGTGTCGCTAATGGTGATCACCGGGGTGCAGTTCTACAACGGCAGTGACTTTGCCAGCACCGGCGATGCGCCGGTCGCCGGGAACGAGTCTCGTACCGCTACTACGGACCAGCCGCAGCGAAGCCTGGCCAGTCAGGGGGCACCCCTCTTTTCGCCGGCAGCCTCAGGTGGCCAGGCAGGTATCATGCCTGTGGGAGCCAGTTTCGACAGTCCGCTTTTCCTGTCCCCGCAATCCCGCCAGCCCGCGAGCTCTGATCAGGAGCAGGCGAGGTTGCTGCAGTCCTACCTCGATCGACATTCAGAGGGTGCCGCCTATCGCAGCGGTGATGTCTGGATGCCGCTATTGCGCGCTTCCGGTAGCGAGGCGCTGGGGCAGCAATGA
- the rpoE gene encoding RNA polymerase sigma factor RpoE, with the protein MGSRETDQQLVERAQQGDTRAFDLLVRKYQHKIIGLIGRYVQDHSEVQDVAQEAFIKAYRALGKFRAESAFYTWMYRIAINTAKNHLVSKGRRPPGSDLDIVDAEILDHSGRLADIETPEASLARDQLESAVFEAIENLPDDLRTAITLRELDGLSYEDIAHIMQCPVGTVRSRIFRAREAVDQHIQPFVTTARTRESVTE; encoded by the coding sequence ATGGGCAGCCGAGAGACCGACCAACAGCTCGTGGAACGTGCCCAGCAGGGCGACACTCGTGCGTTCGACCTGCTGGTAAGGAAGTATCAGCACAAGATCATCGGGCTGATCGGGCGCTATGTACAGGATCACAGTGAAGTACAGGATGTGGCACAGGAGGCCTTCATCAAGGCGTACCGGGCGTTGGGCAAGTTTCGCGCCGAGAGCGCCTTTTATACCTGGATGTATCGGATTGCCATCAATACTGCCAAGAATCACCTGGTATCAAAGGGGCGGCGTCCGCCTGGCAGTGACCTGGATATCGTCGATGCCGAGATCCTCGATCATAGCGGGCGGCTTGCCGATATCGAGACGCCGGAGGCCTCGCTGGCGCGGGACCAGCTCGAGTCAGCGGTATTCGAAGCCATCGAGAACCTACCCGACGACCTGCGCACGGCGATTACCCTGCGCGAGCTGGATGGGCTCTCTTACGAAGACATTGCCCATATCATGCAGTGTCCGGTAGGGACGGTGCGTTCGCGCATCTTTCGTGCCCGTGAGGCGGTGGACCAGCATATTCAGCCCTTTGTGACGACGGCACGAACCCGGGAGTCGGTAACGGAGTAG
- a CDS encoding 3-deoxy-7-phosphoheptulonate synthase produces MSDQQVSNLNVLSQDVLITPEALKNEIPLGEIAEKTVIEGRRTIQNILDGSDPRLLVVIGPCSIHDIDAALDYARRLRRLADEVKDSLYVVMRVYFEKPRTTVGWKGLINDPHLNGSFEIEEGLHIARRLLVELSEIGLPLATEALDPISPQYLQDCISWSAIGARTTESQTHREMSSGLSSPVGFKNGTDGSLDVAVNALQSVAHPHNFLGINQSGQVSIIRTRGNAYAHVVLRGGNGKPNYDSVSVALAEQELRKAGIKPNIMIDCSHANSNKDPALQPLVMENVTNQILEGNRSIMGLMVESHIGWGSQKILDDHSQMQYGVSVTDACIDWDTTEEAMTRMATKLLPVLGSRGDT; encoded by the coding sequence ATGTCAGATCAGCAGGTCAGCAACCTCAACGTTCTTTCCCAGGACGTTCTGATCACCCCCGAAGCGCTCAAGAACGAAATACCGCTTGGTGAAATCGCCGAAAAGACGGTCATCGAGGGGCGTCGGACCATTCAGAATATCCTTGATGGCAGCGACCCCAGGCTACTGGTGGTGATCGGTCCCTGCTCCATCCATGACATTGATGCAGCCCTTGATTACGCACGTCGCCTGCGTCGCCTGGCCGACGAGGTGAAGGACAGCCTCTATGTGGTGATGAGGGTCTACTTCGAAAAGCCCCGAACCACTGTCGGCTGGAAAGGCTTGATCAACGACCCGCACCTCAATGGCTCATTCGAGATCGAGGAAGGGTTGCACATCGCCCGTCGGCTGCTCGTCGAACTCTCCGAGATCGGGCTGCCCCTGGCCACCGAGGCCCTCGACCCGATTTCGCCCCAATACCTGCAGGACTGTATCAGCTGGTCGGCAATCGGCGCACGCACCACAGAATCCCAGACCCACCGGGAGATGTCCTCCGGGCTTTCCAGTCCCGTCGGATTCAAGAACGGTACCGACGGCAGCCTTGACGTTGCCGTCAACGCCCTGCAGTCGGTGGCGCACCCGCATAATTTCCTCGGCATCAACCAGAGCGGCCAGGTTTCAATCATCCGCACCCGTGGCAACGCCTATGCCCATGTGGTGCTGCGCGGCGGCAACGGAAAGCCCAACTACGACAGCGTCAGCGTCGCGCTGGCCGAGCAGGAGCTGCGCAAGGCCGGCATCAAGCCCAACATCATGATCGACTGCTCCCACGCCAACTCCAACAAGGACCCGGCGCTGCAGCCCCTGGTCATGGAGAACGTCACCAACCAGATCCTCGAGGGCAACCGTTCGATCATGGGCCTGATGGTGGAGTCCCATATCGGCTGGGGCAGCCAGAAGATTCTCGACGATCACAGCCAGATGCAGTACGGCGTCTCGGTGACCGACGCCTGCATCGACTGGGACACCACCGAGGAGGCCATGACCCGCATGGCCACCAAACTGTTGCCGGTCCTTGGATCCCGTGGCGACACCTGA
- the dinG gene encoding ATP-dependent DNA helicase DinG has product MLDEALKGEIQAAYRRVLEAQGLTPRYGQRLMIAEIARTLSGIVADDSGKRISDEHVCVLEAGTGTGKTLAYLLAALPVAKARGKRLVIATATVALQEQVLHQDLPALKAHSGLDFHYALAKGRGRYLCVARLEQELDGVTGNPTLSMFEQSLVQESGDNFQALVREMADAYGSGSWEGDRESWSESIDDTDWRRLTIDHRQCTNRRCGHFAACAFFRARRDLETADVVVANHDLVLADLSLGGGVVLPPPGDCIYVFDEGHHLPDKALNHFAHRVGVSGSLRWLGSLKKSLTELNQALAIQPTVARLLGTLPEAIAALEPRLGEAFSLGHQLAGRPHGLADGEETLQHRFEMGRVPDGLREHAGTLLTAFAELARTLETLSDILRESLDPDKHTGLAREQAEAWLPLMALLHGRALEAHGLWQAYAEVDTGGEPPQARWMTLERFGGDPELTFSASPVSAAPTLARTLWGSCYGAVVTSATLTALGRFERLQERAGLANRYRYQRLPSPFDYSRAVLSVPREAVDPADREGHERAIIDFIGGLGADEAVLMLFSSRAQLRAVEKALPSAQRERVLAQDRLPKRELIERHRARVDAGKGSIIFGLASFAEGIDLPGDYLTHVVITRLPFAVPDDPVGATLAEWIESQGGNPFMRISVPDASIKLVQACGRLIRKEADRGRITLLDRRVLTRRYGRALLDALPPFVREIDGVTEGV; this is encoded by the coding sequence ATGCTGGACGAGGCCCTCAAGGGCGAGATACAGGCTGCCTATCGACGCGTGCTGGAGGCCCAGGGGCTAACCCCACGCTACGGCCAGCGGCTGATGATTGCCGAGATCGCTCGTACGCTGAGCGGCATCGTGGCCGACGATTCGGGCAAGCGCATCTCCGATGAGCATGTCTGCGTGCTCGAGGCCGGCACCGGCACTGGCAAGACCCTGGCCTACCTGCTGGCAGCTTTACCGGTGGCCAAGGCTCGCGGCAAGCGACTGGTCATCGCCACCGCCACGGTGGCCCTGCAGGAGCAGGTGCTGCATCAGGACCTGCCCGCCCTCAAGGCCCACAGCGGCCTGGACTTCCACTACGCCCTGGCCAAGGGGCGCGGTCGCTACCTGTGCGTGGCGCGCCTCGAGCAGGAGCTGGACGGCGTGACAGGCAACCCCACCCTGTCGATGTTCGAGCAGAGCTTGGTTCAGGAGTCCGGCGACAATTTCCAGGCCCTGGTTCGCGAGATGGCCGATGCCTACGGCAGCGGCAGCTGGGAGGGCGACCGCGAGAGCTGGTCCGAATCGATCGATGACACCGACTGGCGTCGCCTGACCATCGATCACCGGCAGTGTACCAACCGGCGCTGCGGTCACTTCGCCGCCTGCGCCTTCTTCCGCGCGCGCCGCGACCTTGAGACTGCCGATGTGGTCGTGGCCAATCACGACCTGGTGCTGGCCGACCTGTCCCTGGGTGGCGGTGTCGTGCTGCCGCCACCCGGCGACTGCATCTATGTCTTCGACGAAGGCCATCACCTGCCGGACAAGGCGCTCAATCACTTCGCCCACCGGGTCGGTGTGAGCGGTTCGCTACGCTGGCTCGGTAGCCTGAAGAAGTCGCTCACCGAGCTGAACCAGGCGCTGGCCATCCAGCCCACCGTGGCCAGGCTGCTGGGCACGCTCCCCGAAGCCATTGCCGCGCTGGAGCCTCGCCTCGGGGAGGCATTCTCCCTGGGGCACCAGCTTGCCGGCCGCCCACATGGGTTGGCTGATGGCGAGGAGACTCTTCAGCACCGCTTCGAAATGGGGCGGGTGCCGGATGGGTTGCGGGAACATGCCGGCACCTTGTTGACTGCCTTCGCCGAGCTGGCACGGACCCTGGAGACCTTGAGCGATATCCTGCGCGAGAGCCTCGACCCGGACAAGCACACGGGGCTCGCTCGGGAGCAGGCGGAAGCCTGGCTCCCGCTGATGGCACTGTTGCACGGCCGTGCGCTGGAGGCCCATGGGCTATGGCAGGCCTATGCCGAAGTCGATACCGGCGGCGAACCGCCACAGGCCCGTTGGATGACCCTGGAGCGCTTCGGCGGAGACCCCGAACTCACTTTCTCGGCGAGCCCCGTCTCCGCCGCTCCTACCCTGGCCAGAACGCTGTGGGGGAGCTGCTACGGCGCCGTGGTGACCTCGGCGACCCTCACCGCATTGGGCCGTTTCGAGCGACTCCAGGAGCGCGCTGGCCTGGCCAACCGCTATCGCTACCAGCGATTGCCGAGCCCGTTCGACTATTCCCGAGCGGTGCTCAGCGTGCCTCGGGAGGCGGTGGACCCTGCCGACCGTGAGGGGCACGAGCGGGCCATCATCGACTTTATCGGTGGCCTTGGCGCTGACGAAGCGGTGTTGATGCTGTTCTCGTCGCGGGCGCAGCTGCGCGCCGTCGAGAAGGCCTTGCCGTCTGCGCAGCGTGAACGGGTGCTGGCCCAGGACCGGCTGCCCAAGCGTGAATTGATCGAGAGGCACCGGGCCCGGGTGGATGCCGGCAAGGGCAGCATCATCTTCGGTCTGGCGAGCTTTGCCGAAGGGATCGACCTGCCCGGTGACTACCTGACCCACGTGGTGATCACCCGGCTGCCGTTCGCCGTGCCCGACGACCCCGTCGGCGCGACCCTGGCGGAGTGGATCGAGAGCCAGGGCGGCAATCCGTTCATGCGCATCAGCGTTCCCGATGCATCGATCAAGCTGGTACAGGCCTGTGGCCGACTGATTCGCAAGGAGGCCGACCGGGGGCGCATCACGCTGCTCGACCGCCGGGTGCTGACGCGTCGCTACGGACGGGCACTGCTCGATGCGCTACCGCCTTTCGTGCGTGAGATCGATGGTGTAACGGAAGGGGTTTGA